The following proteins are co-located in the Manihot esculenta cultivar AM560-2 chromosome 9, M.esculenta_v8, whole genome shotgun sequence genome:
- the LOC110623801 gene encoding translin isoform X1: MRSAFRNAYVSLSRSLNPIPKSSSNSRSLRSITASVSLSFLLSCPQHQSFRSFCSSSSMTGAGDSPAPNSSPSLEKQFKEFRVQLEESGTLREKIRAVVVDIESATRLMHVSLLLVHQSRPIPEVLEEAKAQIGVLKGLYSQLAEIIRDCPGQYYRYHGDWRSETQTVVSLIAFMHWLETGNLLAHSEAEEKLGLNSSEFGLDIEDYLIGVCFMSNEMPRYVVNRVTAGDYDCPRNVLKFLTDLHAAFRMLNLRNDFLRKKFDGMKYDLRRVEEVYYDVKIRGLAANGGTADQGLEGQS; encoded by the exons ATGAGATCAGCGTTTCGAAACGCCTACGTCTCCCTCTCTCGCTCCTTAAACCCTATCCCCAAGTCCTCCTCCAATTCCCGCTCTCTTCGTTCCATCACCGCTTctgtttctctctctttcttgctttcttgtccCCAACACCAGTCCTTTCGCTCATTCTGCTCCTCTTCGTCAATGACGGGTGCCGGTGATTCTCCCGCCCCCAACTCTTCTCCTTCTCTTGAGAAGCAGTTCAAGGAGTTCCGTGTGCAGCTCGAAGAATCCGGAACTTTGCGCGAGAAAATTCGGGCGGTGGTGGTAGATATTGAGTCCGCCACTAGACTCATGCACGTTAGCCTTCTCCTTGTCCACCAGTCCCGCCCAATTCCAG AGGTTTTAGAGGAGGCTAAGGCTCAAATTGGAGTCCTAAAGGGACTTTACAGCCAACTTGCAGAAATTATTCGAGATTGCCCTGGGCAATATTACAG gtaTCATGGAGATTGGAGAAGTGAAACCCAGACCGTGGTTTCTCTGATTGCTTTTATGCACTGGTTAGAGACAGGAAATCTACTTGCACATTCTGAAGCGGAGGAAAAACTTGGGT TGAACAGTTCAGAGTTTGGTTTGGACATTGAGGACTATCTTATCG GTGTTTGTTTCATGTCAAATGAAATG CCTAGATATGTAGTGAATCGAGTGACAGCTGGGGACTATGATTGCCCAAGAAACGTGTTGAAGTTCTTGACAGACCTTCATGCAGCCTTCCGCATGCTTAATCTCCGGAATGATTTTCTGCGCAAGAAGTTTGATG GTATGAAGTATGACCTAAGAAGGGTTGAAGAAGTATATTATGATGTTAAGATTCGAGGTTTGGCAGCCAACGGTGGAACTGCAGACCAAGGATTGGAAGGTCAATCATAG
- the LOC110623801 gene encoding translin isoform X2 — MRSAFRNAYVSLSRSLNPIPKSSSNSRSLRSITASVSLSFLLSCPQHQSFRSFCSSSSMTGAGDSPAPNSSPSLEKQFKEFRVQLEESGTLREKIRAVVVDIESATRLMHVSLLLVHQSRPIPEEAKAQIGVLKGLYSQLAEIIRDCPGQYYRYHGDWRSETQTVVSLIAFMHWLETGNLLAHSEAEEKLGLNSSEFGLDIEDYLIGVCFMSNEMPRYVVNRVTAGDYDCPRNVLKFLTDLHAAFRMLNLRNDFLRKKFDGMKYDLRRVEEVYYDVKIRGLAANGGTADQGLEGQS, encoded by the exons ATGAGATCAGCGTTTCGAAACGCCTACGTCTCCCTCTCTCGCTCCTTAAACCCTATCCCCAAGTCCTCCTCCAATTCCCGCTCTCTTCGTTCCATCACCGCTTctgtttctctctctttcttgctttcttgtccCCAACACCAGTCCTTTCGCTCATTCTGCTCCTCTTCGTCAATGACGGGTGCCGGTGATTCTCCCGCCCCCAACTCTTCTCCTTCTCTTGAGAAGCAGTTCAAGGAGTTCCGTGTGCAGCTCGAAGAATCCGGAACTTTGCGCGAGAAAATTCGGGCGGTGGTGGTAGATATTGAGTCCGCCACTAGACTCATGCACGTTAGCCTTCTCCTTGTCCACCAGTCCCGCCCAATTCCAG AGGAGGCTAAGGCTCAAATTGGAGTCCTAAAGGGACTTTACAGCCAACTTGCAGAAATTATTCGAGATTGCCCTGGGCAATATTACAG gtaTCATGGAGATTGGAGAAGTGAAACCCAGACCGTGGTTTCTCTGATTGCTTTTATGCACTGGTTAGAGACAGGAAATCTACTTGCACATTCTGAAGCGGAGGAAAAACTTGGGT TGAACAGTTCAGAGTTTGGTTTGGACATTGAGGACTATCTTATCG GTGTTTGTTTCATGTCAAATGAAATG CCTAGATATGTAGTGAATCGAGTGACAGCTGGGGACTATGATTGCCCAAGAAACGTGTTGAAGTTCTTGACAGACCTTCATGCAGCCTTCCGCATGCTTAATCTCCGGAATGATTTTCTGCGCAAGAAGTTTGATG GTATGAAGTATGACCTAAGAAGGGTTGAAGAAGTATATTATGATGTTAAGATTCGAGGTTTGGCAGCCAACGGTGGAACTGCAGACCAAGGATTGGAAGGTCAATCATAG
- the LOC110622793 gene encoding uncharacterized protein LOC110622793 isoform X2, with the protein MDPEANLNKKFANMKCQTVKAGESCVPSLEDETVEVQHLLTEAKPDNAPGDGALCFGKENAWKHLEIEDFSYGFEYGLRRNCGGLDCNNAQGQDDLELGVLDGLLDEVDEVDDIHAANDISGACEDFLLDVELAGKISDLDFAHRGGLHLGNSSSESQSPGFSGSSNGAHGLSESSTATIPDSECKNGSVENKTVKCELNDSSGDNVFTTSHDLENSDELDDAKRLESGISSDDNEKKPIQASKMSTLLRQKRSRKPTKRYIEEFSVPKSKHALERQKILASETKYKCLTIGSHNELPHGRGQTLIKVESLSETITQETLEDDEKLSDLKSKCMTRRLKISSASNGKHSKTGSRNELCHVRGLKSAPRDSLAGTSTQASFDSRPRRGRPKKRPYVSTLERDDEHAASESEDDHTKRRKSKKSADRRKHQRMWTLSEVMKLIDGIAQYGTGRWTDIKKLLFSSSAYRTPVDLRDKWRNLLRASTVQKQKMKQNKKEVEQKLKHAMRPLPKLVIHRILELATVHPYPRFTPGGRYIRRKKN; encoded by the exons ATGGATCCAGAAGCAAATTTGAATAAGAAGTTTGCCAATATGAAATGTCAAACG GTAAAAGCAGGTGAATCTTGTGTTCCTTCGTTGGAAGATGAAACCGTAGAAGTGCAGCATTTACTTACAGAAGCTAAACCTGATAATGCCCCTGGAGATGGTGCATTATGTTTTGGTAAGGAGAATGCATGGAAGCACTTGGAGATTGAAGATTTCTCTTATGGATTTGAGTATGGCCTAAGAAGAAATTGTG GTGGGCTAGATTGTAATAATGCTCAAGGACAAGATGATTTAGAGCTTGGA GTCCTTGATGGGCTGCTGGATGAAGTTGATGAAGTAGATGATATTCATGCGGCAAATGACATATCTGGGGCGTGTGAAGATTTTCTTTTGG ATGTTGAATTGGCCGGGAAGATTTCTGACCTGGATTTTGCTCACCGTGGAGGATTGCATTTGGGAAACTCAAGTTCAGAAAGTCAATCTCCAGGATTTAGTGGAAGTAGCAATGGTGCTCATGGGTTATCAGAATCATCAACAGCTACAATTCCAGATTCTGAATGCAAGAATGGTTCAGTTGAGAACAAAACAGTCAAATGTGAGTTAAATGACTCATCTGGTGACAATGTGTTTACTACTTCACATGATTTAGAAAATAGTGATGAGCTGGATGATGCAAAGCGTTTAGAAAGTGGAATATCGTCTGATGATAATGAAAAGAAACCTATCCAAGCAAGCAAAATGAGCACTCTTCTCAGACAGAAGAGATCGCGCAAGCCTACCAAGAGATATATTGAAGAATTTTCAGTTCCTAAGTCCAAACATGCACTAGAAAGGCAAAAAATTTTGGCTTCTGAGACAAAGTATAAATGCCTGACTATTGGATCCCATAATGAACTTCCTCATGGGAGGGGACAGACATTGATCAAAGTAGAGTCTTTAAGTGAGACTATTACACAAGAAACACTTGAAGATGATGAAAAACTTTCAGATCTGAAGTCAAAGTGTATGACTAGAAGGCTAAAAATTTCTTCTGCTTCAAATGGTAAACATTCAAAGACTGGATCTCGGAATGAGCTTTGTCATGTGAGAGGGCTCAAATCTGCTCCCAGGGATTCTTTGGCAGGAACTAGTACTCAAGCATCATTTGATTCTCGACCACGAAGGGGACGTCCCAAGAAACGCCCATATGTTTCA ACCCTTGAACGTGATGATGAACATGCTGCATCTGAGTCTGAAGATGACCATACAAAGAGAAGAAAATCAAAGAAGAGTGCTGATCGAAGGAAGCATCAAAGAATGTGGACTCTTTCTGAGGTGATGAAGTTGATTGATGGTATTGCTCAATATGGAACTGGGAGATGGACTGATATAAAGAAGCTTTTGTTTTCATCCTCTGCATATCGCACACCTGTGGATTTGAGG GATAAATGGAGAAATCTTCTAAGAGCTAGCACTGTGCAGAAGCAGAAAATGAAACAGAACAAGAAAGAG GTAGAACAAAAGTTGAAGCATGCGATGCGTCCTTTGCCAAAGTTGGTGATACACCGAATTCTTGAACTAGCAACTGTTCATCCATATCCTAGGTTTACTCCTGGTGGAAGATACATACGTAGGAAGAAGAATTGA
- the LOC110622793 gene encoding uncharacterized protein LOC110622793 isoform X1 encodes MDPEANLNKKFANMKCQTVKAGESCVPSLEDETVEVQHLLTEAKPDNAPGDGALCFGKENAWKHLEIEDFSYGFEYGLRRNCGGLDCNNAQGQDDLELGVLDGLLDEVDEVDDIHAANDISGACEDFLLDVELAGKISDLDFAHRGGLHLGNSSSESQSPGFSGSSNGAHGLSESSTATIPDSECKNGSVENKTVKCELNDSSGDNVFTTSHDLENSDELDDAKRLESGISSDDNEKKPIQASKMSTLLRQKRSRKPTKRYIEEFSVPKSKHALERQKILASETKYKCLTIGSHNELPHGRGQTLIKVESLSETITQETLEDDEKLSDLKSKCMTRRLKISSASNGKHSKTGSRNELCHVRGLKSAPRDSLAGTSTQASFDSRPRRGRPKKRPYVSVGKMTLERDDEHAASESEDDHTKRRKSKKSADRRKHQRMWTLSEVMKLIDGIAQYGTGRWTDIKKLLFSSSAYRTPVDLRDKWRNLLRASTVQKQKMKQNKKEVEQKLKHAMRPLPKLVIHRILELATVHPYPRFTPGGRYIRRKKN; translated from the exons ATGGATCCAGAAGCAAATTTGAATAAGAAGTTTGCCAATATGAAATGTCAAACG GTAAAAGCAGGTGAATCTTGTGTTCCTTCGTTGGAAGATGAAACCGTAGAAGTGCAGCATTTACTTACAGAAGCTAAACCTGATAATGCCCCTGGAGATGGTGCATTATGTTTTGGTAAGGAGAATGCATGGAAGCACTTGGAGATTGAAGATTTCTCTTATGGATTTGAGTATGGCCTAAGAAGAAATTGTG GTGGGCTAGATTGTAATAATGCTCAAGGACAAGATGATTTAGAGCTTGGA GTCCTTGATGGGCTGCTGGATGAAGTTGATGAAGTAGATGATATTCATGCGGCAAATGACATATCTGGGGCGTGTGAAGATTTTCTTTTGG ATGTTGAATTGGCCGGGAAGATTTCTGACCTGGATTTTGCTCACCGTGGAGGATTGCATTTGGGAAACTCAAGTTCAGAAAGTCAATCTCCAGGATTTAGTGGAAGTAGCAATGGTGCTCATGGGTTATCAGAATCATCAACAGCTACAATTCCAGATTCTGAATGCAAGAATGGTTCAGTTGAGAACAAAACAGTCAAATGTGAGTTAAATGACTCATCTGGTGACAATGTGTTTACTACTTCACATGATTTAGAAAATAGTGATGAGCTGGATGATGCAAAGCGTTTAGAAAGTGGAATATCGTCTGATGATAATGAAAAGAAACCTATCCAAGCAAGCAAAATGAGCACTCTTCTCAGACAGAAGAGATCGCGCAAGCCTACCAAGAGATATATTGAAGAATTTTCAGTTCCTAAGTCCAAACATGCACTAGAAAGGCAAAAAATTTTGGCTTCTGAGACAAAGTATAAATGCCTGACTATTGGATCCCATAATGAACTTCCTCATGGGAGGGGACAGACATTGATCAAAGTAGAGTCTTTAAGTGAGACTATTACACAAGAAACACTTGAAGATGATGAAAAACTTTCAGATCTGAAGTCAAAGTGTATGACTAGAAGGCTAAAAATTTCTTCTGCTTCAAATGGTAAACATTCAAAGACTGGATCTCGGAATGAGCTTTGTCATGTGAGAGGGCTCAAATCTGCTCCCAGGGATTCTTTGGCAGGAACTAGTACTCAAGCATCATTTGATTCTCGACCACGAAGGGGACGTCCCAAGAAACGCCCATATGTTTCAGTAGGAAAAATG ACCCTTGAACGTGATGATGAACATGCTGCATCTGAGTCTGAAGATGACCATACAAAGAGAAGAAAATCAAAGAAGAGTGCTGATCGAAGGAAGCATCAAAGAATGTGGACTCTTTCTGAGGTGATGAAGTTGATTGATGGTATTGCTCAATATGGAACTGGGAGATGGACTGATATAAAGAAGCTTTTGTTTTCATCCTCTGCATATCGCACACCTGTGGATTTGAGG GATAAATGGAGAAATCTTCTAAGAGCTAGCACTGTGCAGAAGCAGAAAATGAAACAGAACAAGAAAGAG GTAGAACAAAAGTTGAAGCATGCGATGCGTCCTTTGCCAAAGTTGGTGATACACCGAATTCTTGAACTAGCAACTGTTCATCCATATCCTAGGTTTACTCCTGGTGGAAGATACATACGTAGGAAGAAGAATTGA
- the LOC110623201 gene encoding indole-3-acetic acid-induced protein ARG7, protein MKNMKRKFLTACFNKWSKMESRVIPCGGCENCCRWSLWASSHEGKSIPRDVPKGHLVVYVGQNYKRFVIKISLLDHPLFRALLDEAQDEYEFTADSKLCIPCEESIFLDVVRCASSPQGSRTCLFL, encoded by the coding sequence ATGAAGAACATGAAGAGGAAGTTTCTAACAGCATGCTTTAACAAATGGAGTAAGATGGAGAGTAGAGTTATACCTTGTGGGGGATGTGAGAACTGCTGCCGTTGGAGTTTGTGGGCTTCCTCGCATGAAGGGAAATCAATACCAAGAGATGTCCCAAAGGGTCATTTAGTGGTCTATGTGGGGCAAAACTACAAACGTTTTGTGATCAAAATCAGCTTACTAGACCACCCACTCTTCAGGGCATTGTTGGATGAAGCTCAGGATGAATATGAGTTCACTGCTGACTCCAAACTCTGCATTCCCTGTGAGGAGAGCATTTTCCTTGATGTTGTTCGATGTGCTAGCTCTCCACAGGGTTCAAGAACCTGCCTTTTTCTCTGA
- the LOC110623200 gene encoding uncharacterized protein LOC110623200, translating into MTDQPRLLTINNLRTTSHLIKQAAASFSANPFTFLLLSLLLFSFRYFVENGTIVLTSFIDRDPSLKSLLSRLDLAGHHLHPPHHRIHRFPHRRHRRPFLHLTRVGTLDDDFFSGDDDTDRSLFGPNHKLLPNGTSVILYNFDSGLGFSEFVIDNGINIPETVRSGIQFKADSLPMDSSDRESSDNSDNEKEEEEENRSMGIEKGGELDRIVDLQFFIKGLELGRRDAAALFFLVSLLSVAYGWVILGFTAIYSWISGIVFVAVVNDLLGRFTSSVAVVWNGSRLGLKRLTGFILMRWAVRDALTQLIGLWYFGEIEDQYSFFKLFVRLKLMPFSIMSPWIRGFEKEISGFLLTWFLLDAFVAFIFAVDAWVTIVDSRRTGREIVKEGCYLISTMFNQAIQIKSMETILCGSAARWVLSRVFGKFLAAIFQSTVEVYFMVAWLIFYLAARCKEAHSEGRRFGRRELEGLIDGRR; encoded by the coding sequence ATGACCGATCAACCCCGCCTCCTCACCATCAACAATCTGCGGACGACGTCTCACCTCATCAAACAAGCCGCCGCCTCCTTCTCCGCCAATCCCTTCACCTTTCTCCTTCTCTCCCTCCTCCTCTTCTCCTTCCGTTACTTTGTCGAGAATGGGACCATCGTCCTCACCTCCTTCATCGACCGCGACCCTTCCCTTAAATCCCTCCTCTCCCGTCTTGACCTCGCTGGCCACCACCTCCATCCACCACACCACCGCATTCACCGATTCCCTCATCGCCGCCACCGCCGCCCCTTCCTCCACCTCACCCGCGTCGGAACCCTAGATGATGACTTCTTCTCCGGCGACGACGACACCGATCGTTCCCTCTTCGGTCCAAATCATAAGCTTCTTCCCAATGGTACCTCTGTTATTCTTTACAACTTTGATTCTGGGTTGGGATTTTCCGAGTTTGTCATCGATAACGGGATCAATATTCCGGAAACTGTTCGTTCTGGGATTCAATTTAAGGCGGACAGTCTACCTATGGATAGTAGCGATCGGGAAAGTAGTGATAATAGTGACAATGaaaaggaagaggaagaggaaaataGATCGATGGGTATAGAGAAGGGTGGAGAGTTGGACCGGATAGTGGATTTGCAGTTCTTTATTAAGGGATTGGAGCTGGGCCGGCGTGACGCTGCAGCCTTGTTTTTTCTAGTAAGTTTGTTATCTGTAGCTTATGGATGGGTGATTCTTGGGTTTACTGCTATATATTCGTGGATATCGGGGATAGTTTTTGTTGCTGTTGTTAATGATTTGTTGGGGAGGTTTACTTCATCCGTTGCTGTTGTTTGGAATGGGTCTAGATTGGGGCTGAAACGACTAACAGGGTTCATCCTCATGAGATGGGCGGTTAGGGACGCTTTGACTCAGCTTATAGGGTTGTGGTATTTCGGTGAAATTGAGGATCAATACTCGTTTTTCAAGCTATTTGTAAGGTTGAAATTGATGCCATTTTCCATTATGTCCCCGTGGATTCGAGGGTTTGAAAAAGAAATTTCAGGGTTTTTGCTTACTTGGTTTTTGTTGGATGCATTTGTGGCTTTTATATTTGCAGTGGATGCATGGGTTACAATTGTGGATTCAAGGAGGACTGGGAGAGAGATTGTTAAAGAAGGTTGTTATCTAATATCAACCATGTTTAACCAGGCTATCCAAATAAAATCTATGGAGACAATACTCTGTGGTTCAGCAGCAAGATGGGTCTTATCTCGTGTTTTTGGCAAGTTTTTGGCCGCCATATTTCAGTCAACTGTGGAGGTTTACTTTATGGTAGCTTGGTTGATATTTTACCTTGCTGCAAGGTGTAAGGAAGCTcattcagaaggaaggaggttTGGGAGAAGAGAATTGGAGGGCTTGATTGATGGGCGTAGATGA